In one window of Pseudoalteromonas espejiana DSM 9414 DNA:
- a CDS encoding LytR/AlgR family response regulator transcription factor — protein MNVVIIDDESLARGRIKRLLLINNDITVLGEADNGAQALTLINQTQPDLVFLDVDMPTLNGLEVAGLLNKLSMPPAIIFVTAHPEHALDALQLSAAGYLVKPVTQSSLNKALEQVGRLNKAHMQKQQSTKISYQLGGTLKSVELDNVLYFNAQEKYTNMVFNDGEALIEVSLKQLEQLYPTQLLRIHRNTLVNKSKLLALHTPSAGVHSVELTGCAQQLTVSRRELKAVKNILN, from the coding sequence ATGAACGTTGTAATTATTGACGATGAATCACTCGCACGTGGCAGAATAAAGCGCTTACTATTAATTAATAACGACATAACGGTACTAGGTGAGGCGGATAATGGCGCTCAAGCGCTGACCCTTATTAATCAAACTCAGCCAGATTTAGTGTTTTTAGATGTTGATATGCCAACGCTTAATGGGCTAGAAGTGGCAGGGCTGCTTAACAAATTGAGTATGCCCCCTGCGATTATATTTGTAACAGCCCATCCAGAACACGCCCTTGATGCGCTGCAGTTAAGTGCCGCAGGCTATTTAGTAAAGCCCGTGACGCAGAGCTCCCTTAACAAAGCATTAGAGCAAGTAGGGCGCTTAAATAAAGCACATATGCAAAAACAGCAATCTACTAAAATAAGCTATCAATTAGGGGGTACCTTAAAAAGCGTTGAGCTTGATAATGTGCTTTATTTTAACGCCCAAGAAAAATACACAAATATGGTATTTAATGACGGCGAGGCGCTAATAGAGGTGAGTTTAAAACAGCTCGAACAGCTTTATCCTACCCAGTTATTAAGGATACACAGAAATACATTGGTTAATAAAAGTAAGCTTTTGGCTTTACATACGCCCAGTGCTGGCGTACATAGTGTTGAACTTACAGGGTGTGCTCAGCAATTAACAGTAAGCAGGCGCGAGTTAAAAGCGGTAAAAAATATTTTAAATTAG
- a CDS encoding sensor histidine kinase encodes MSKLPQIDALLFSALFNERGVLASLVVTQVIATILAFAPFVEGDSWQGLGVISLFLHLTVLVSISALYFCRDFLQKKSHTNQLFAFFTTFLLSTALFSFLCARYFLDVTNQETYLYFVLRNCLIVFLITALFVQFLVIYFEKEQQTKALSRAELDALQARIRPHFLYNSLNTAAELTHHDADAAEQAILALAALSQAAMRSGQRVLLEDELTLSKQYIALETWRFGNRLKVNWQIPPQLPNISIPCLTLQPLIENAVCHGVETSETGATITVELHVTTGYLTLIVSNPITLSNASKRPNNGMALENIKQRLAMYYKDKAQLSITNKNNIFRVKVVIPKQFEHNK; translated from the coding sequence ATGAGCAAGTTGCCTCAAATTGATGCATTGCTTTTTTCGGCTCTTTTTAATGAGCGAGGTGTACTTGCCTCGTTAGTTGTTACCCAAGTTATTGCAACTATTTTAGCGTTTGCCCCTTTTGTTGAAGGGGATAGTTGGCAAGGGCTTGGTGTCATTAGTTTATTTTTACACTTAACTGTTTTAGTTAGTATTTCTGCTTTATATTTTTGTAGAGATTTTTTACAAAAAAAGTCACACACAAACCAACTTTTTGCCTTTTTCACTACGTTTTTACTAAGCACTGCTTTATTTAGCTTTTTGTGTGCTCGTTACTTTTTAGACGTTACTAATCAAGAAACTTACTTATATTTTGTACTGCGCAACTGCCTTATTGTATTTTTAATAACGGCTTTGTTTGTGCAATTTTTAGTAATCTATTTCGAAAAAGAGCAGCAAACAAAAGCGCTTTCGCGCGCCGAACTTGATGCACTACAAGCGAGAATTAGACCGCACTTTTTGTATAACAGCTTAAATACGGCTGCGGAGCTGACTCATCATGATGCTGATGCCGCAGAGCAAGCTATTTTAGCGCTTGCAGCACTTTCTCAAGCAGCTATGCGCTCTGGCCAGCGTGTTCTTTTAGAAGATGAGCTGACCCTATCAAAACAATATATAGCATTAGAAACATGGCGTTTTGGTAACCGGTTAAAAGTTAATTGGCAAATACCTCCACAATTGCCAAATATAAGCATTCCTTGTTTAACATTGCAGCCATTAATAGAAAATGCAGTGTGCCATGGAGTAGAGACAAGTGAAACTGGGGCTACTATTACGGTAGAGCTACATGTGACTACAGGCTATTTAACCCTTATTGTATCTAACCCAATTACCCTGAGTAACGCTTCAAAACGGCCTAATAATGGAATGGCGCTTGAGAACATTAAGCAGCGCCTTGCTATGTACTACAAAGATAAAGCCCAGCTTTCTATAACCAATAAAAATAATATATTTAGAGTAAAAGTGGTGATCCCTAAACAATTTGAGCATAACAAATGA
- the ispH gene encoding 4-hydroxy-3-methylbut-2-enyl diphosphate reductase has protein sequence MDILLANPRGFCAGVDRAISIVERALDIFEKPIYVRHEVVHNRYVVDGLKNRGAVFVEELDQVPDDSIVIFSAHGVSQAVRSEAKRRDLKVFDATCPLVTKVHMEVTRASRKGIECILIGHHGHPEVEGTMGQYDNEKGGIYLVETAEDVAKLNVKNAENLFYCSQTTLSVDDTADVIDALREKFPAIDGPRKDDICYATQNRQDAVRDLADKVDVLLVVGAKNSSNSNRLRELADKMGTTAYLIDDATNVQADWFNGTKTVGVTAGASAPEVLVQQVISRLKELGGEQVVENPGEEENIVFAVPVELR, from the coding sequence ATGGATATTTTATTAGCTAACCCACGAGGTTTTTGTGCGGGCGTTGACCGTGCAATAAGCATTGTAGAGCGCGCTTTAGATATTTTTGAAAAGCCAATTTATGTTCGTCACGAAGTGGTACATAACCGCTATGTGGTTGATGGTTTAAAAAACCGCGGTGCAGTATTTGTTGAAGAGCTAGATCAAGTACCTGACGACAGCATCGTTATTTTTAGCGCCCATGGTGTGTCGCAAGCGGTACGCTCTGAAGCGAAGCGCCGTGATTTAAAAGTGTTTGATGCAACATGTCCATTAGTTACTAAAGTACATATGGAAGTGACCCGCGCTAGCCGTAAGGGAATTGAATGCATTTTAATTGGTCACCATGGTCACCCTGAAGTTGAGGGTACTATGGGTCAATATGACAACGAGAAGGGTGGTATTTACTTAGTAGAAACCGCAGAAGATGTTGCCAAACTTAACGTTAAAAATGCTGAAAACTTATTTTACTGCAGTCAAACAACCCTGTCGGTAGATGATACTGCTGATGTGATTGATGCTCTGCGAGAGAAGTTTCCTGCCATTGATGGCCCGCGTAAAGATGATATTTGTTATGCCACACAAAACCGCCAAGATGCGGTGCGTGATTTAGCTGATAAAGTTGATGTGCTTTTAGTTGTGGGTGCTAAAAACAGCTCTAACTCTAATCGTTTACGAGAGCTTGCTGATAAAATGGGTACTACTGCATACCTGATTGATGATGCAACCAATGTTCAAGCTGATTGGTTTAATGGTACAAAAACTGTGGGTGTTACCGCTGGCGCATCTGCCCCAGAAGTACTTGTACAACAAGTTATATCACGCTTGAAAGAGCTGGGTGGTGAGCAGGTTGTAGAAAACCCAGGGGAAGAAGAAAATATCGTATTTGCTGTTCCTGTTGAGCTGCGTTAA
- the fkpB gene encoding FKBP-type peptidyl-prolyl cis-trans isomerase, protein MSQAVIGENSEVIFHFSIKLEDGSAADSTKVHNKPAKLTMGDGSLTANFEKCLLGLTAGESKTFELEPEDAFGQPNPDNIYYVERSKFGAETPAKVGAIIAFTQPDGTELPGLVREVQGESVTIDFNHPLAGQRLTFEVDIIEVQG, encoded by the coding sequence ATGAGCCAAGCTGTAATTGGTGAAAACTCAGAAGTTATTTTTCATTTTTCTATTAAGTTAGAAGATGGCTCTGCCGCAGACTCTACAAAGGTTCATAACAAACCTGCAAAATTAACAATGGGTGATGGTAGCTTAACGGCTAACTTTGAAAAATGCCTGTTAGGTTTAACTGCTGGTGAAAGTAAAACATTTGAACTTGAGCCAGAAGATGCCTTTGGCCAGCCTAATCCAGATAACATTTATTACGTTGAGCGCAGTAAGTTTGGTGCAGAAACACCGGCTAAAGTAGGGGCTATTATTGCTTTTACTCAGCCAGACGGTACTGAGTTACCAGGGCTTGTTCGTGAAGTGCAAGGTGAGTCGGTAACAATAGACTTTAACCACCCACTAGCGGGTCAACGTTTAACGTTTGAAGTAGACATTATTGAGGTGCAAGGCTAA
- the lspA gene encoding signal peptidase II: MSKLAQKSGLVWLWLSLLLLVIDFASKTLVVNTMAYQESINLLPVFSITYVHNYGAAYSFLSEAGGWQRWFLSFIAIAISALLVWWLKRLPATNKILCSAYALVLAGAIGNLYDRVAYGYVIDFIHVFYKNSHFPVFNIADCAICIGAALLLFDAFTGESPKEHKA, translated from the coding sequence GTGAGCAAACTAGCCCAAAAAAGTGGTTTAGTGTGGCTTTGGTTAAGTCTATTACTACTTGTAATAGACTTTGCCAGCAAAACACTTGTTGTAAATACCATGGCTTATCAAGAGTCGATTAATTTACTACCCGTTTTTAGTATTACTTACGTACATAATTATGGTGCAGCCTATAGCTTTTTAAGCGAAGCGGGCGGTTGGCAGCGATGGTTTTTAAGCTTTATTGCTATAGCCATTAGTGCCTTATTAGTTTGGTGGCTAAAACGCTTACCGGCGACGAATAAAATACTGTGTAGCGCCTATGCATTAGTACTTGCCGGTGCTATTGGTAATTTATATGACCGTGTTGCATATGGCTATGTAATTGACTTTATACATGTGTTTTATAAAAACTCGCATTTTCCAGTATTTAATATTGCCGACTGCGCAATTTGTATTGGTGCCGCATTATTATTATTTGATGCCTTTACAGGCGAAAGTCCGAAGGAGCATAAAGCATGA
- the ileS gene encoding isoleucine--tRNA ligase produces the protein MSDYKHTLNLPETQFPMRGNLAQREPKMLKAWYEDDLYGQIRSAKKGKKTFILHDGPPYANGDIHLGHSVNKILKDIIVKSKTLSDFDSPYVPGWDCHGLPIELMVEKKVGKPGVKVTASEFREKCRAYAKKQVEGQKVDFKRLGVFADWDKPYLTMNFDFEANAIRVLGRIIKNGHLHKGAKPVHWCTDCGSALAEAEVEYQDKQSPAIDVRFTFADQDAVVNAFDLADGHKGQGSVGTVIWTTTPWTLPANRAVAVHADLEYALVQVDDEGSQQRLILGSELVKDAMDRYGFNHFHVLGYVKGAVLENLHVAHPFYDFDVPVIVADHVTTDSGTGVVHTAPGHGQEDFAAGLNYNLEVANPVGANGVYLPDTELFAGQHVFKANASVIDVLTERGALMHHHALTHSYPHCWRHKTPIIFRATPQWFVSMDQANLRQDSLSEIKNTQWLPEWGESRISNMVEGRPDWCISRQRTWGVPIALFVDKDTGALHPNTQALIEQAAELVEKSGIQAWYDLEPASLLGEEDAKQYMKVQDTLDVWFDSGVSHACVVDAREDLVGPADLYLEGSDQHRGWFMSSMMTSVAINGHAPYKQVLTHGFTVDENGRKMSKSLGNVISPQNVMNKLGADILRLWVASTDYTAEMTVSDEIFKRSADRYRRIRNTSRYLLANLSGFDPKTDQVAVDDMVELDKWIVGRAAQLQEEILAAYDSYQMLLVTQKLMNFCTGELGSFYLDVIKDRQYTAKSDSHARRSCQTALYHIAEAMTRWMAPIMSFTAQEIWEALPGERSDYVFTSVWYDGLQAPTNSQFSNDDWQAILNVRDEVNRVLEAARKEEVIGATLQASVNLYANKDLADKLAALGDELRFVLLTSAVTVSAVESQPSDTQVTEVEGLYISVAATDAIKCERCWHYSDDVGTDPAHPEICGRCVSNVDGEGEKRQFA, from the coding sequence ATGAGCGACTACAAACATACTTTGAATTTACCGGAAACACAGTTTCCAATGCGTGGCAATTTGGCACAACGTGAACCAAAAATGCTTAAAGCATGGTATGAAGACGACCTGTATGGTCAAATTCGCAGCGCTAAAAAAGGTAAAAAAACCTTTATTTTGCATGACGGCCCTCCGTATGCAAACGGCGATATCCATTTAGGCCACTCAGTAAATAAAATTTTAAAAGACATTATTGTTAAGTCTAAAACTTTATCTGACTTTGATTCACCTTATGTACCTGGTTGGGACTGTCATGGTTTACCAATTGAGTTAATGGTTGAGAAAAAAGTAGGTAAGCCAGGCGTTAAAGTAACCGCGAGCGAGTTTCGTGAAAAATGCCGTGCATACGCTAAAAAACAAGTTGAAGGTCAAAAAGTAGACTTTAAACGTTTAGGTGTGTTTGCCGATTGGGACAAGCCATACCTAACAATGAACTTTGATTTTGAAGCAAACGCGATTCGCGTGCTTGGCCGTATTATTAAAAATGGCCATCTTCATAAAGGTGCAAAGCCTGTACATTGGTGTACAGATTGTGGCTCTGCATTAGCAGAAGCAGAAGTTGAATACCAAGATAAACAATCGCCAGCAATAGACGTACGCTTTACATTTGCTGACCAAGATGCCGTAGTAAATGCGTTTGATTTAGCGGATGGTCACAAAGGCCAAGGTAGTGTAGGTACTGTAATTTGGACTACAACGCCATGGACATTACCAGCTAACCGTGCAGTAGCCGTGCACGCTGATTTAGAGTATGCACTTGTACAAGTGGATGATGAAGGCTCACAGCAGCGTTTAATTTTAGGCTCAGAGCTTGTTAAAGATGCTATGGACCGTTATGGCTTTAATCATTTCCATGTACTTGGTTATGTAAAAGGTGCAGTACTTGAAAACTTACACGTTGCGCACCCGTTTTATGACTTTGACGTACCTGTAATTGTTGCTGATCACGTTACTACTGACTCAGGTACGGGTGTTGTTCATACTGCGCCAGGCCATGGTCAAGAAGATTTCGCGGCAGGCTTAAATTACAACCTTGAAGTAGCAAACCCCGTTGGTGCTAATGGTGTTTATTTACCAGACACTGAATTATTTGCAGGTCAGCACGTATTTAAAGCAAACGCCAGCGTAATTGACGTACTAACAGAACGCGGTGCGTTAATGCATCACCATGCGCTTACGCACAGCTACCCACATTGTTGGCGCCATAAAACGCCAATTATTTTCCGTGCTACACCGCAGTGGTTTGTAAGCATGGATCAGGCTAACTTACGTCAAGATTCACTAAGCGAAATTAAAAATACGCAATGGTTACCTGAGTGGGGCGAAAGCCGTATTTCTAACATGGTTGAAGGCCGCCCAGATTGGTGTATTTCGCGCCAACGTACGTGGGGTGTACCAATTGCTTTGTTTGTTGATAAAGACACCGGTGCATTACACCCAAATACACAAGCACTTATTGAACAAGCTGCAGAGCTTGTAGAAAAGTCAGGTATTCAAGCATGGTACGACCTAGAGCCAGCTTCATTACTTGGTGAAGAAGATGCCAAGCAGTACATGAAAGTGCAAGATACGCTAGATGTATGGTTTGACTCAGGCGTATCGCATGCCTGTGTAGTAGATGCACGTGAAGATTTAGTAGGCCCAGCTGATTTATACCTTGAAGGGTCAGATCAACACCGTGGTTGGTTTATGTCATCAATGATGACATCGGTTGCGATTAACGGCCATGCACCTTATAAGCAAGTGCTTACACATGGTTTCACGGTTGATGAAAACGGCCGTAAAATGTCTAAGTCGCTAGGTAATGTTATTTCACCACAAAATGTGATGAATAAACTAGGTGCTGATATTTTACGTTTATGGGTTGCTTCTACCGATTACACTGCAGAAATGACCGTATCGGATGAAATATTTAAACGCTCTGCCGATCGCTACCGTCGTATTCGTAACACAAGCCGTTACTTATTAGCTAACTTAAGTGGCTTTGATCCTAAAACAGACCAAGTTGCTGTTGATGACATGGTTGAACTTGATAAGTGGATTGTTGGCCGTGCAGCCCAATTACAGGAAGAAATTTTAGCCGCTTACGATAGCTACCAAATGCTATTAGTAACGCAAAAGCTAATGAACTTCTGTACCGGTGAGCTTGGCTCGTTCTACTTAGATGTAATTAAAGACCGTCAGTACACAGCAAAAAGCGACAGCCATGCACGCCGCTCTTGTCAAACTGCGCTTTACCACATTGCAGAAGCAATGACGCGCTGGATGGCGCCAATTATGAGCTTTACAGCACAAGAGATTTGGGAAGCATTACCAGGCGAGCGTAGTGATTATGTGTTCACATCGGTATGGTACGACGGCTTACAAGCGCCAACCAACAGCCAATTTAGCAACGATGACTGGCAGGCAATTCTAAATGTACGTGATGAAGTAAACCGCGTACTAGAGGCAGCACGTAAAGAAGAAGTCATTGGTGCTACATTACAAGCAAGTGTTAATTTATATGCAAATAAAGACCTTGCAGATAAGCTAGCTGCGCTAGGTGATGAACTACGCTTTGTATTACTAACTTCTGCGGTAACAGTATCTGCAGTTGAAAGTCAGCCAAGCGACACTCAAGTAACTGAGGTTGAAGGGTTATACATTAGCGTAGCGGCAACAGATGCAATTAAATGTGAACGTTGTTGGCACTACAGCGATGATGTAGGCACAGACCCAGCTCATCCTGAAATTTGTGGTCGTTGTGTAAGCAATGTTGACGGCGAAGGTGAAAAGCGTCAATTCGCTTAG
- the ribF gene encoding bifunctional riboflavin kinase/FAD synthetase: MELIRGIHNIRAQHYGCVLTIGNFDGVHLGHGEVLKGLLADAKAHNLPSTVMLFEPQPQEFFAKNNAPARLTRLRDKLRLLSNLGIERVICISFNQQFANMHAEQFVNDILVKKLGVKALTVGDDFKFGKQRQGNFNLLFSMGKQAGMDVKSTASFRQLNARVSSTLIREALDAGDLASAKLMLGHNYAISGRVIHGWKRGRELGFRTANIALKRQVCPVNGVFAVQANIAGKQVFGVANIGNKPTFNGTRALLEVHLFDFAQDIYGQFMHVELIQKLRDEKKFETLTQLTAQIATDVAAAKQCFGLN, encoded by the coding sequence ATGGAGTTAATTAGAGGTATACACAATATTCGAGCGCAACATTATGGTTGTGTGTTGACTATTGGTAATTTTGACGGTGTGCATTTAGGCCATGGCGAAGTGTTAAAGGGGCTATTAGCAGACGCTAAAGCACATAATTTACCAAGTACAGTTATGTTGTTTGAGCCTCAACCTCAAGAGTTTTTTGCCAAAAATAATGCGCCAGCAAGGCTTACTCGGTTACGTGATAAATTGCGTTTGCTGAGTAATTTAGGTATTGAGCGCGTTATTTGTATTAGCTTTAACCAGCAATTTGCCAACATGCATGCTGAGCAATTTGTAAATGATATTTTAGTTAAAAAGTTAGGTGTTAAAGCATTAACAGTTGGCGATGACTTTAAATTTGGTAAACAGCGCCAGGGTAATTTTAATTTGCTTTTTAGCATGGGCAAACAAGCGGGCATGGATGTAAAAAGCACCGCGAGTTTTCGTCAATTAAATGCTAGAGTAAGCAGCACTTTGATACGTGAAGCCTTAGACGCTGGCGATTTAGCAAGTGCTAAATTAATGCTTGGGCATAATTATGCTATTTCTGGGCGAGTAATACACGGCTGGAAAAGAGGCCGCGAATTAGGTTTTAGAACGGCAAACATTGCGCTTAAGCGCCAAGTTTGCCCTGTTAATGGTGTGTTTGCAGTGCAAGCAAACATTGCAGGAAAACAAGTTTTTGGGGTTGCCAATATTGGTAATAAACCCACATTTAATGGAACTCGTGCTTTATTAGAAGTTCACCTTTTTGATTTTGCACAAGATATTTATGGACAATTTATGCACGTGGAGCTGATTCAAAAGCTCCGTGATGAGAAAAAATTCGAGACATTAACACAGTTAACGGCACAAATAGCAACCGATGTTGCCGCCGCAAAGCAGTGTTTTGGTTTAAATTAG
- the murJ gene encoding murein biosynthesis integral membrane protein MurJ — protein sequence MTMISRILGLVRDAVVANLLGASAAADVFLFANRIPNFLRRLFAEGAFAQAFVPVLSEIKEQQGDDKVRLFVAQAAGTLGTILLIVTIFGVVASPVIAALFGTGWFIDWWQGGPNAEKFELASSLLKLTFPYLLFVSLVALSGAVMNVYNRFAVAAFTPVLLNISIITCAIFLHDKFSVGAYALAIGVFVGGVVQLLFQLPFLYRAKMLARPRWAWQDENVKKVRKLMLPALFGVSISQINLLLDTMIASLLMTGSIAWLYYSDRLIEFPLGLFGIGIATVILPALSKLHSSKKLSDFQHTLDWGVRFVIFLGIPAMVGLMIISPLIITVLFDHGAFKQDSVDHVKAVSLGVVAYSVGLVSFMLIKVLAPGFYSRQDTKTPVRIGIITLVLNMVFNIMLAPFIGYLGLALATSMSASCNAFLLYRQLKKENVYQFSTMSMRFTLKCVVASLVMGAVTWYVSSHYYWATWHFTEQVMLLVALLAIAAISYFAVLFLLGVRLNTIKSVATTESN from the coding sequence ATGACAATGATATCGCGTATTTTAGGGCTTGTACGAGATGCCGTAGTTGCAAACTTATTAGGCGCAAGTGCCGCAGCTGATGTTTTTTTATTTGCAAACCGGATCCCAAATTTTTTACGTCGACTATTTGCCGAAGGAGCTTTTGCTCAGGCATTTGTACCTGTACTAAGCGAAATTAAAGAGCAACAAGGCGATGATAAAGTGCGTTTGTTTGTTGCGCAGGCTGCGGGCACGTTGGGCACTATTTTACTTATTGTGACTATTTTTGGTGTGGTTGCTTCACCAGTAATAGCGGCATTATTTGGCACCGGTTGGTTTATTGATTGGTGGCAAGGCGGCCCCAATGCCGAAAAGTTTGAGCTTGCCAGTTCGTTACTAAAACTTACTTTTCCGTATTTGTTATTTGTAAGTTTGGTTGCACTTAGTGGCGCTGTTATGAATGTTTATAATCGCTTTGCAGTAGCTGCGTTTACGCCTGTTTTACTTAATATTTCAATTATTACTTGTGCTATTTTTTTACACGATAAATTTAGTGTTGGCGCCTATGCGTTAGCTATTGGTGTATTTGTTGGTGGCGTGGTGCAATTGCTGTTTCAGTTGCCGTTTTTGTATCGCGCAAAAATGCTAGCTCGCCCGCGTTGGGCTTGGCAAGACGAAAACGTCAAAAAAGTACGCAAGCTTATGCTGCCAGCATTATTTGGCGTGTCAATAAGCCAAATTAATTTATTACTCGATACCATGATAGCCTCTTTACTAATGACAGGTTCTATAGCGTGGTTATATTACTCAGATAGGCTTATTGAGTTTCCTTTGGGTTTGTTTGGTATAGGTATTGCGACGGTTATTTTACCTGCACTTTCTAAGTTGCATAGCAGTAAAAAATTGAGCGATTTTCAGCATACGTTAGATTGGGGGGTACGGTTTGTTATCTTTTTAGGCATACCGGCAATGGTTGGACTAATGATTATAAGCCCGCTGATTATTACAGTGCTATTTGATCACGGAGCGTTCAAACAAGACAGTGTAGACCACGTTAAAGCAGTAAGCTTAGGTGTTGTTGCTTATTCGGTAGGGCTTGTTAGTTTTATGCTGATTAAAGTATTAGCTCCGGGTTTTTATTCGCGCCAAGACACCAAAACGCCTGTGCGTATTGGTATTATTACTTTGGTGCTCAATATGGTGTTTAACATTATGCTGGCCCCATTTATTGGTTATTTAGGGCTTGCTTTGGCAACGTCTATGTCGGCCAGTTGTAATGCGTTTTTACTTTACAGGCAGCTAAAAAAAGAAAATGTATATCAGTTTTCAACTATGAGTATGCGTTTTACCTTAAAGTGTGTGGTAGCAAGTTTAGTAATGGGAGCGGTAACTTGGTATGTAAGTAGCCATTACTACTGGGCTACATGGCATTTTACTGAACAAGTAATGTTGCTAGTTGCACTATTAGCAATTGCTGCAATAAGTTACTTTGCAGTGTTGTTTTTACTAGGTGTTAGACTAAATACAATAAAAAGTGTAGCAACTACTGAATCAAACTAA
- the rpsT gene encoding 30S ribosomal protein S20, producing MANIKSAKKRAITSEKNRQHNASRRSMMRTYFKKVTAAIEAGDKEAAQQAFSVATPILDRYATKGLIHKNKAARHKSRLAAKIKAL from the coding sequence TTGGCTAACATCAAGTCTGCAAAAAAACGCGCTATCACTAGCGAAAAAAACCGTCAGCACAACGCAAGCCGTCGTTCAATGATGCGTACTTACTTCAAAAAAGTAACCGCTGCTATTGAAGCTGGCGATAAAGAAGCTGCACAGCAAGCTTTCTCTGTTGCTACACCTATCCTAGACCGTTACGCAACTAAGGGTCTAATTCATAAAAACAAAGCAGCTCGTCATAAGAGCCGTTTAGCAGCTAAAATTAAAGCGCTATAA
- a CDS encoding response regulator, which translates to MDTQLSILIVDDVSTVRSFLSQTLMHLGIENVKEASTAKQCISECQAANYNMIFLDIELPDGDGKELIAQINEISPETNVVMVSAHSAVENVKEAIDKGAKGFVVKPFTPKKIAAMLKKFYPDLESV; encoded by the coding sequence ATGGATACGCAGCTATCGATTTTAATAGTAGATGATGTTAGCACAGTGCGTAGTTTTTTGAGCCAAACGCTCATGCACTTAGGAATAGAAAACGTTAAAGAGGCTTCAACGGCTAAACAATGTATTAGTGAGTGCCAAGCAGCTAACTACAATATGATTTTTTTAGATATTGAATTACCGGATGGTGATGGCAAAGAGTTAATTGCTCAAATTAATGAAATTAGTCCTGAAACCAATGTGGTAATGGTGTCGGCCCATTCAGCTGTGGAAAATGTAAAAGAAGCCATTGATAAAGGCGCTAAGGGATTTGTGGTTAAGCCATTTACCCCTAAAAAAATAGCTGCGATGTTGAAAAAGTTTTACCCAGACTTAGAAAGCGTTTAA
- the smrA gene encoding DNA endonuclease SmrA, translating to MPLSDFDLFLSSMEDVNPINHDTVTPIANGHSASLAQQEKRRAAELSLANDENYLQTEFVELLDPLALLSFKKDGVQSAVFKNLRLAKYQVDATLDLHGQLLKNARNTLFNFVTDCHQRNIRVVLVRHGIGIKNKAKPGILKSYVNKWLQELPAVLAFHTALKHHGGSGATYVLLKKSDEKKHENREIHAKRF from the coding sequence ATGCCTTTATCTGATTTCGATTTATTTTTATCTTCTATGGAAGATGTAAACCCTATTAACCACGATACAGTAACTCCTATCGCAAATGGCCACAGCGCCAGCCTTGCTCAACAAGAAAAACGTAGAGCCGCTGAGCTAAGCCTTGCCAATGATGAAAATTACTTACAGACTGAATTTGTTGAGCTGCTAGATCCACTTGCTTTACTCAGCTTTAAAAAAGATGGCGTACAAAGTGCGGTGTTTAAAAATTTACGCTTAGCAAAGTACCAGGTAGACGCCACATTAGACTTACATGGCCAGCTGCTTAAAAATGCACGAAATACACTCTTTAACTTTGTAACCGATTGCCACCAGCGAAATATCCGTGTAGTACTCGTACGCCATGGTATTGGCATAAAGAATAAAGCTAAACCTGGTATATTAAAAAGCTATGTTAATAAGTGGCTGCAGGAGCTTCCTGCGGTATTAGCTTTTCATACTGCGCTTAAACATCATGGCGGAAGCGGGGCAACATATGTGTTGCTTAAAAAAAGTGATGAGAAAAAACATGAAAACAGAGAAATACACGCTAAGCGTTTTTAA